GATGATGAGCGACGACGAGCACCCGGAGCTGGACTTCGACCCGCTCGACGACACCAAAATCTGGCCCGAAGACCAGTTTCCGCACCTGCCCGTGGGCATGATGACGCTGAACCGCAACCCCGAAAACTACTTCGCCGAGGTAGAGCAGTCGGCGTTCGGCACAGGTGTGCTGGTGGACGGCCTCGATTTCTCCGACGACAAGATGCTGCAGGGGCGCACGTTCTCGTATTCCGACACGCAGCGCTACCGCGTGGGCACCAACTACTTGCAGCTGCCCATCAACGCGCCCAAAAAGCACGTGGCCACCAACCAGCGCGACGGCCAGATGGCCTACCACATGGACTCGGCCCCCGGCCAGAACAACCACATCAATTACGAACCCAGCTCGCTGAACGGCCTGAAGGAGGCGCCCCGCACGGCGCCCGACCACATGCCGCAGTACAACGGCCGCCTGATGCGCCAGACCATCGACCGCCAGAACAACTTCAAGCAAGCCGGGGAGCGCTACCGCCTGCACGAAGACTGGGAGCGCGACGACCTCATCAGCAACATGGTGGGCGCCCTCGCCACCGCCAACCGCACCGTGAGCGACAAGATGGTGGAGCTGTGCACCAACTGCGACGCCGACTGGGGCAAGCGCCTAGCCGACGGCCTAGCCGCGGCCCGCGGTGGCCAGGCTGCCGAAGGCGGCAACCAGTACAACGAAGCCAAAGGCTCGAAAGCTGCTGCCGAAGCTGAGGCAGTGGCTCACGACGCCAAGCCGTACTAACTCCGATTAGCCAGGCAACAAAAAAGGGCTCCCGGCATCGGGAGCCCTTTTTTGTTGCCTGGCTAATCGGTTATTTCTGCACTTCAAGGCGCACCGAGCTCGACTGCTGGCCGTTCTGGATGCGCACCAGGTACAGTCCCTGGCGCAGTTCCGGCCGGTTTACGGCAAAGTCGCGCTGCTCGCCGGCCGCAAGCTGGCCGTTGAATACCTGAGTCACCAAATGGCCCTGCATGTCAAACAGGTTTACCTGCACCGGGCCCGTGGCGGTGGCTTGCACGTGCACCTGGAACTGGCCGCTGGTGGCGGGGTTCGGCGAGGTCTGCACCAGCATTTCGGGCGAAGAGGCTTTGATGGCGCTGCTTTCGGTTGTGGCCGTGTTGGCCGCCATCAGCGAAGCGCCACCGGCACTGCAGTCGCCGTAGGAGTCGCCGTGGGCAAGGTGAGCGGCCACAGCCGACTGCGCCACGCAAATCTGATGGCCATTGTGGCACAGGTTGATTTTGTCGCCGTGGGGGCCGCAGGCGGCGTTCACCACCGTCACGGTAGAGGTGCTGGTGGTGGTTTCGCCGCAGCCCGATACGGTGAGCTTCACGGTGTAGGTGCCTGGCGTGAGGGTGAGCGAGGCCACGGCCGGCTGGCCGTAGGAAGCCGTCACGTACAGGCTTTTGGGGAAGACGCCGTAGCAGGGGTCGCCGCCGAAAGTAGAATTTTCAACCGGAATCGACGCCGAGTTATTCCCCAGCAGGTAAGCCTCTACCACGGCTTTGCTGGTGGGGGCGCTGCAGCCGCTGGTGGTGCCGTAGTTGGCGTAGTCAACCGAGGTGAACACCTGGCCGGCCGGGGCGGCAATGTTGAGCTTGCTGCCGCCGCCCTCCGGCTGGGATACCGTCATGCTGCCTTCCTGACCGGTGACGAGCGACACCAGCTGGGTGGTTTGGCTGCAGCCGCTCACCACCGGGCTCAGGGTGGCGGGCGTGATGGTAGCCGTGCCCGCGGCTCCGGTCATAACCGTCAGGCTGGAGGTGGTGGCCGTGAGGCTGGCAGGGGCCAGGGGAGCTGCCTGAGCGGCAGTACCACCCACGAGGGATGCCAAAAGGGCGCCGGCCACGGCAAGGGTACGCGAGTAGTTGTACGTCAACATAGCTGAAAAAAAGTGGTTGACGGCGGTTACGCCCCCGCCGTGGTGGGCTCTTTGGATGATAACGACTCAAAGACAGGACAAACCTATTATGAAAAATCTCATAAAAAATCATACAATAACACTTTATGATAAAATTTATAAAAAAGTGAGCTTAATCATTGCGGTTTGGCCGAAGCACCATTCGGAGGAACATCAATAGCCAGCGTCTTTGCTACGAGTTATAGAAATTCATAAATTTTGTAATGGCTTTGATAAATCATATAGCGTTGGACTGGCTGGTGTTGAGGCCAAAAAAGCCCCGCAACCGGTGCCACGGCGGCACAGTTGCGGGGCTTGCCCGTCCGACGAGTGGCGTTCCTACAGGTTCTGCAGCACGAAGTTGGTCATCTGACGGTAGAGGTGCAGGCGCGTGTTGCCGCCCGCAATGCCGTGGTTGCGGTTGGGGTAGTACAGCGTCTGGTAGTCCTTGTTGGCCTTGATGAGGGCATCGACGAAGGCGATGGAGTTCTGGAAGTGCACGTTGTCGTCGCCGGTGCCGTGCACGAGCAGGAACTTGCCTTTCAGGTTCTGGGCAAACTGCACGGGCGAGTTGTCGTCGTAGCCGCCGGGGTTTTCCTGGGGCGTTTTGAGGTAGCGCTCGGTGTACACGGTGTCGTAGTAGCGCCAGTTCGTGACCGGGGCCACGGCAATGCCCATTTTGAAGAGGTCGGCATTCTTGGTCATGGCCAGCGAGGTCATGTAGCCGCCGTAGCTCCAACCCCAGATGCCGATGCGCGCCTTGTCCACGTAAGGCAGGCCGCCAAGGTACTTGGCGCCCTCGCCCTGGTCGATGGTTTCGAGCTTGCCCAGGTTGGCGTAGGTGGACTTGCGGAAGGCCGCGCCGCGCCCCGAGGAACCCCGGCCTTCGACCGAAACCACGATGTAGCCCTGCTCGGTCAGCAGCTGGTGCCAGAGGTAGTTGGTGAGGGCGGTGCCGCCGCCGGCGTTGTCGAGCACGGTCTGGCTGCTGCTGGCGCCGAAGCTGGGGCCGCCGTACACGTGCATCAGCACGGGGTATTTCTTGGCAGGGTCGAAGTTGCTGGGCTTCATCATCCAGCCGTTGAGCTCCACGCCTTCGGAAGTTTTGAAGCTGAAGAACTCGAACTTGCCGAGGTCGTACTGGCTGAGGGTCTGCTTGAGCTTGGCGTTGTCTTCCAGCGTCTTCACCAGCTTGCCGGTGCTGCCTTCGCGCAGGCTCACCACGGCGGGCACGCCGGCCGAAGAGTGCGTGTTGAGGAAGTACTTGGTGTCGGGGCTCATGTTCACCACGTCGGTGCCGTTGCCGGCTTCGCTGATGCGCTGCTTGCCCTTGCCGCTCACATTGATGCGGTAGAGGTGGCGCTGCAGAGCCGAGCCCTCGGTGCTGGTGTAGTAGACGTTGCCGGTTTTGGCATCGAAGCCGTTGATGGCCGAAATCTCCCAGTTGCCTTTCGTGATTTGGCGCACCTGCTTGCCGCTCATGTCGTGCAGGTAGAGATGCTGGTAGCCGTCCTTCTCGCTGGTGAACACGAACTGCTTGCCGCCGGCCAGGTAGCGCAAATCGTCGTTGATTTCCACGTAGGCCGGGTTGGTGTCGGTCAGCGCCACGCGGGTTTGGCCGGTGTTCACGTCACCGTGCAAGATTTCGAGCTTGTTCTGCAGGCGGTTCAGCCGCTGAATGCTGAGGGTGTTGGGCACCTGCGTCCACATCACGCGCGGGATGTACTGGTCGGGGTTGGGGCCCACGTCCAGCTTGGTGGTTTTGCCGCTGGCCACGTCGTAGCTGCTCACGTTCACCACCGAGTTTTTTTCGCCGGCTTTGGGGTACTTGAAGCGGTATTCTTTGGGGTAGAGGCTGCCCCAGAGCTGCATGTCGTACTCGGGCACCTGGCTTTCGTCAAAGGTGTAGAAGGCAATCTGCTTGCTGTCGGGCGACCAGAAAAAGCCCTGCGCAAAGCCAAACTCCTCCTCGTACACCCAATCCGTGGAGCCGTTGATGAGGTTATTTTTCAGGCCGTTGGTGGTCACGGCGGTTTCCTTCATGGTGGCCAGGTCGGTCACAAACACGTTGTTGTCGCGGGTGAAGGCCACGCGCAGACCGTCGGGCGAGAAGGTGGCGTAGCCCTGCTTGCCGGTGCTTAGGGCCGTCAGCTTCTTCGTGCCGCGGTCGAACACGTAATAGGCCGACTGGGCGCTGTGCCGGTAAATGGGCTCGGTGGCCGTGGTGAACAGGATTTTCTGCTCGTTGGCGTTGAAAGAATAGCCGTCCACGTCCAGGGGTTTGGCGGTGCCGGCGGGCTGCAGGTCGGTGGCGGCCACCAGGGTTTGCACGGCCTTGCCGGTGGTCACTTCGTGCTGCACCAAGCTGCCGCCTTCCAGGGCGGAGTAGTAGCGGCCGTCATTCATCCAGTTGAAGCCCGGCACCGAGGCCGAGCGGAAGGTGGGCTTGGCCCAGATGTCTTCCAGCGTGAGGGGCAGCTTTTGCTGGGCCTGCACGGCGGTGGGGGCGAGACCCGGCAACAGGGCCGGGCCGTTAGTGGCCAGCAGCGCGGCCAGGGCAAGAGAGCGAAAACGCATGTAGGAGGGAATCGTGAGCGAAATAAGAGTCAGTATAAGACGTTAAAGGTACTCGCTGCCCCCAGCACCGGCACGCCCCCGTTACCTTTGCGCCATGCGATTTCGCCTGCTTCTGCTTTGCCTGCCCGTGCTGCTGGGCGCTTGCTCCAAAACCAACCCCGGCGTGCAGCTCGACCTGATTGGCGCTTCGGGGCTGACGTCGGGCAACCGCACAGCCAGCCCCAGCGACACGCTCCTTACCCGCGTCTATGCCGTGGGCAACAACGACTCGCTGCGCCGCCTGCGCATTGTGGTGAACTACGAGCCCGGGCTCACGCCCATTGCCTACCCCACACCGCTTTCCAGCTTCGACCCCAAGAATGCCCCCGAAGCGCAGGAAATCGTGTACCTCGACTCGCTCATCAAACCCGCTTACAAAAGCTCGCCGCCCTACCCCGGCGGCGAGTACCTGTTCAACAACACCTTTGCGGCGCGCACCACTTCTGGCACCGAGCGGTGGCAATACACCGTGACCGACAAGCAGGACGAGTCGGCCAGCCGGGCCTACCGCATCACGGTGCGGCAGACGGATTCGGCCCAGGTGTACCACCGCTTCACGGCGCTGCTGCGCCCCGTGCCCGGCAACCGCCTCCGGGCAGACAGCCTCCGGGCCGTGCGGCGCGTGTATCTCAACCTGCGCACCGGCCTGCTGCTGCCCAAGTTTGCCGTGCTCAGCCGCGTGCCGCAAGCATCCAGCCAAGCGTTGGTCGACCTCATTGCCCTGAGCGCCGACGGCAACAGCGTGAGCCTGAGCTCGCCCAACGACACGCGCGTGCTTAACTTAAGCAATGCCCGCTGGCCCACCCGCCGCACCACCGTGCTGAAAAGCACTACCCTCTCCGATACTGATTTTAACAACGCCGCCTCCGCCGGCACCTTTGTGGCCGCCTTTGCCGGGGGCACCGACTTCCCCAACGGCGCCAACACGGGCTCATTGAGTAAGAACGAAGTCATTGCCTTCCAGGTGAAGGGCGGCGGGAATGACGTATACACCGGCCTGCTGCTGGTGACCAACATTGTGCTGGGTACCTCGCCCACCGTGACCTGCACCGTGAAAGTGCAGAAGGTGCCCTAAACCATGACTTTTACAAAAAAGGCGCTCTCCATACGGAGAGCGCCTTTTTTGTGTGAGCAGCGCAGCCGGGCTAGAACGTGAGGCCCGCCGTGACGCTGGTGGTGAAGCGCGAGTGGTTGATTTTCACCAGCGGCTCCAGGCCGCCGAGGTCGTAGGCGGTGTAGTCCTGGTTGAAGGTGGTGTACACGCCGGCCAGGTCGAGGAAAAAGTTGTTTTGCCGCAGGCCAAAGCCGCCGGTGTAGAAGTTCTGGGCGCGCTCGTTGTTGGTGTCGGCTTTGTAGGGGTCGCCATAGCGGGCGTAGCCCAGGCGCACCCGGAAAATATCGAAGCGGCCCTCGGCGCCGAAGCGCAGGTTCACGGTGTTTTTGTAGAGCGCCTGAATGTCGCTGTTCTCGGCCGTGAAAGGGTAATCGCTGCCGTTGGCATCGTTGGAGTTGTTGTGCAGGCGGGCCTGCCCGTAGCTCACATACTCCACATCGCCGCTCACAAAGCCGTGCTTGCCCAGCGTGTAGGCCAGCCCGCCGTTGGCCCGGAAAGGCGTGGTGAGCGTGTAGGCATAGGGCGCAAACGTCTGGTCGAGCGACTTCACGCCCACCGGGCCCGTGGGCAGCGAGGTGGCCACCACGTCGTTGCCCTGCGCAGTAAACGTCGTCGTAAACACGGCGTTGTAGTTATCTGTCAGCCAGGTGAAGGTCGGGGTCTGAATGGACGCACCGATGCGCAGGGCGTCGGTGGCCCGGTAGATGGCCCCGACGCGGGCGTTGATGCCCGTGCCGCTGGTTTTCAGCTCCTCGCGCAGGGTGTAGTCGCTGAGGTGCGTGTTCGGGTCCGATTCGCGCTCGGTAAACGTCTTAACGGACGTGTAGTTCGAGCTCACCAGCCCCACGCCGATGCCCAGGTAGAGGCGGTCGCGGTAGCTGGCGCCGTAGCCGAGGTCGAACTGCGACGCCGAGCCCCGCGCCACGCTCGTTTCGGCCTGCTGAATGGGCCCGCTGCGGGTGGTGGACGCGATGCCGATGTCGGCCCCGGTGCGCGGGTCTTTCGCGATGCGGCTCAGGTAAGCCCCGTAAGCCAGGGCGTTGAGCGAGTAGTATTCGCCGTTGGAGGCCTGATTACGCAGGTTGTCAATGTTCTCCTGGCCATAGCCATCGAAGCCCACCGTGCGGCGCAGCGACGCCAGGTAGGACTGGTCGTCGGCGGTCAGAGCCAGGTTGCCCACTTTGCGGTCGTTCAGGGTGCCGCCGTAGCGGAAGGACGTGTTGAAATCGGCCAGCCGCGTGAAGCCCAGGGCGAAGGACCCGCCGCGCCAGTTGGTGCTCTGGTCGTCGTCGGGGCGGCGGTTGGCCAGCACCAGGCCCGCGCTGCCAATGTGGAAGCTGTTCTTGGTGTCGTTTTGCGCCGCTGAGCTATTATCCATGCGGCCCGTGCTTTCGCCCAGCCCCACGCCCGGCGTGATATGAACTTCCGATTTTTGAAACAGGCCCAGGCCGGCCGGGTTGCTGCTGAGGTTGCCGAAGTCGGCGCCTACCGCTACGTTGGCTCCCCCAATGCCCTGGGTGCGGGCGGGGCCGCCAAACTGGAGGCGGGAATAGCGCAGGGCGTCGCTGGGGCCCTGGGCAAAGGCGTGGCCGGCCTGCCCTGCTACGAGGGCCAGGCTAAGCCAGTATATCCGTTTTTTCATAGGGGTGGGAAGAAAAGGAGCCGGCCGTTGGGCCGGCTCGCTAGGGAAATGAATTGCAGAAACCGAAGGTGAAAACGCTGGTTAGTCGGCGCGGCCGCGGCCCCGGCCGCCGCCCCCGCCACCGCCGCCATTCGACGGGGCCGAGTACGAAGGCTGGCTGTAGGAACGCTGCGGCTGCTCGTAGCTGCGCTGCTGGGGCTGCTCGTAGGTGCGCTGCGGCTGCTCATACGTGCGCTGCTGCGGCTGCTGGGGTTGCTCATACGTGCGCTGCTGCCGCTGGGGCTGCTCAAAGCGGCGGCGCTGGGGCTGTTCCGTTACTACCTGGTCGGGCGTGGCGTTGGGCCGCTCGGCGGGCACGCTCTGGAATATGCCCCCGCGACGGCGGCCCTCCTGCGGCTGCGGAGTAGCGGGCTGCGTCTGGTCGATTTGCGTGGCGGCGTCGAGGTTGCGCCAGCGGGGGCGGTTGTCTTCGCGCGTCACCTGGCCGGAGCCAGGGGCCGATTCCATGGGTTGGCGTCCTTCGGCGGCGGGGCTCTGGTCCATGTTGCGGTAGCGGGGCTGCAAGCCGTCGGCAGTCATCTGACGGGGGCGGTTGAACCCGCCGCCAGCGGGCGTCGTGGTTTCGGTGCCGGGGGCTGTGGTCAGCACCTCGGTGCGGGTGCGGCCTCCGGCTTCCACCATGCCGGCGGTAGGTTGCGGCGCATTGGGCGACTGCGGGCGCATGTCGTCGCGGGTGCGGCCAGTGCCGGCCGGGGCCGGAATGCCGGTAGAGCCGGGGTTGCTGCCAGCTACGCTGCCGCCGGGCCGACGGCCATCGGAGCTGCGGTCGTTGCGGTGCACCGGAGTGCTGGTGCGGCGGCCGTTGCCGTTGTCGTAGTAACCACCGTTGCTGTAGCCATAGTTGCTGCCGTAATAACGGTTGCCATAGTACCCCCCGCGGCCATAATAGCCGCCGTAGCCCCAGGGACTGTTGTAGTAGAAGGGGTCGTAGTAGCCGGCATAGCCATAGCCGTAGGGACGGCCGTAGCCATAGCCGTAATAGCCGCCGTAGCCATACCCCCACGGGCGCCCAAACCCAAAGGTGATGCTCAGGCCCGAGCCGTAGCCGTAGTACGGGCTATAAAACGGACTGTAGAATGGGTCGGCAAAGCCATAGGCATATGGCGAGAAGCCGCAAGCCCCGCCGCCCCACCCGTAGCCGTAGCTCAGCGTGGTGTAGGCGCTGTAGGGGGTGTAGTAGGCCAGGCCGGGGCCGTAGCTGGGCACGCCCTGCATGTAGGTGTAGGTGTTGTCGTAGTACTGGGTAGAGCCGCTACCCTGGCGGGCCGACGAGCCAGACTGACTGCCGCCGTTGTAGTCGGGGTTGGCGTCTTCCTCAGCGCTGGCGGCCACCGGCGCGGCACTTACCAGGGCCGTGGTGCGGTCTTTGGACGAATAATAAACGCCGTCGTCCTCTGAGGTGGCGACGGCCGAGGTGCTCGCGCAGCCGCCCAGCGCGAGCAGGGCCATGGCGGGCAACAAAGCGGTGAGCAGGTTTTTCATGACGTGAGACGTGAAGAGTGGGAGGGGCGCATCAATAGTAGTAAAGTAACAACGCAAATGGTGGAAAGGGTATGAAGACGGAAAGACTCGATGAGACTTTAACAAGCAGAAAGATAAGGCGGTGTTGCAACGACTGCTGGATACCAGCCCAAGGCCTTGGCGCGTGCCCTCATCAGGTCCACTTATTCCTAACGTAATTTGGCACCGAAACGGTGCCGCTTGGTCAATTCAAATCTTGTACCAGAGTTGGGAACTTTTTCATTTACCCCTAAGATGCCTTCCATGAGCAAAAAGTTGCCTACCCGCCAAGAAGATTATTCACTCTGGTACAACGAGTTAGTGAAGCGTGCTGGCCTGGCCGAAAATTCGGCCGTGCGCGGCTGCATGGTGATAAAACCCTACGGCTACGCCATTTGGGAAAAAATGCAGCGCCAGCTCGACGACATGTTCAAGCGCACCGGCCACGAAAACGCTTACTTCCCCCTCTTCGTGCCCAAAAGCCTGTTTGAGGCAGAGGAGAAAAACGCCGAAGGCTTTGCCAAAGAGTGCGCCGTGGTAACGCACTACCGCCTCCAAACCGACCCCGATAAGCCGGGCAAGCTGCGCGTAGACCCCAATGCCAAGCTGGAAGAAGAGCTGGTGGTGCGCCCCACGTCGGAGGCCATCATCTGGAGCACCTATAAAAACTGGATTCAGAGCTACCGCGACCTGCCGCTGCTCATCAACCAGTGGGCCAACGTGGTGCGCTGGGAAATGCGCACGCGCCTGTTTCTGCGCACCGCCGAGTTCCTGTGGCAGGAAGGCCACACCGCCCACGCCACCGCCGAGGAAGCCGTGGCCGAAACCCGCCAGATGCTGGACGTGTACGCCGAATTTGCCGAAGAGCACATGGCCCTGCCCGTAGTGAAGGGCGTGAAAACGCCCAACGAGCGGTTTGCCGGCGCCGAAGATACCTATTGCATTGAGGCGCTGATGCAGGACGGCAAGGCCCTGCAGGCCGGCACCAGCCACTTCCTGGGCCAGAACTTCGCCAAGGCCTTCGACGTGCAGTTTGCCAATAAAGAAGGCGGTCTGGAGCACGTGTGGGGCACCAGTTGGGGCGTGAGCACCCGCCTGATGGGCGCCCTCGTGATGGCCCACTCTGACGACGAAGGCCTGGTGCTGCCGCCCAAACTGGCGCCCATCCAGGTGGTCATCGTGCCCATCTACAAAACCGGCGAGCTCGACGCGCTGTTGGAGCGCATCCGGCCCATTCAGCAGGGGCTCATTGCCCGCGGCATTGCCGTGAAGGTGGACGCGCGCGACACCGAGCGTCCGGGCTTCAAGTTTGCCGAGTGGGAGATGAAGGGCGTGCCCGTGCGCCTAGCCATCGGCACCCGCGACCTCGACGCCGGCACCGTGGAAGTGGCCCGCCGCGACACCAAGGAGAAAATGAGTCTGCCCCTGGCCGATATCGTGGCCAGCGTTGACCAGCTGCTGACCGACATCCAGAGCAACATCTACAACAAGGCGCTGAAGTTCCGTGAAACGCACACCACCCGCGTCGACAGCTACGACGAGTTTAAGCGGCTGCTGGACGAGGAGCCCGGTTTCCTATTGGCTCACTACGACGGTACTTCCGAAACCGAGGAGCGCATCAAGGAAGAAACCAAAGCCACCGTGCGCTGCTTGGCCCTGGCCGAGCCCGACGAAGACGGTGTGTGCATGGTAACGGGCAAGCCCAGCGTTCGGCGGGCGTATTTTGCTCGGGCTTATTGATAAATATTCCCGTTTAAAAATAAATTCTCGTTTTTAGTAGTGATATTTTAAAACAGAATAGTACCTTAAAGTGGCGTTGGGCCGCGCAACAGTGCGCGGCCCATTAAGCCATGTTGCGATGCGTATTCTTCTACTCAGCTTACTCGTCTTGGCAGCTAGCTCCGGCTATGCTCAAACCACCTCATCCATCGAAGTGCCTGCCAAAGCGGCGGCAAAGCTGGAGCGGGTGCTCAAACAGACCCAAGAAGCGGTGGTCATCGGCAAGCGCGCCGAAACGTTGCCGGTCGAAGCTCGGCCCATGCTGAATCGCATTCTGGCGCAGTCGACGGCGGACTTTTTGGCCGTAACCTCGCAAAGCCCCAGCAAGGAGGCGTACTTCAAAATTGTGGACGCGGGCCTGAACCGCCTCAATCCCATGGCCAAGTCGCTAGAAGACCGCCAGCAAGTGGCCGCTTACTACGAAGACCTGCTCGACATCGTGGGCATTGACAGCTCCGATGGCCGGCTGCCGGCTTTCGTCGAAAACAACCCGGTTGCGGCCAAGCAGTAAGCGCCCTCGCGGCAGCTATGATATGGCCTTCGGGTGGCAGGTTACGTATCTTTAGGAGGTAAACATTTCCCTGACGCTCATGCCCTGGCTCACCATTGCGCTGCTGTTGCTGTTCGGCCTGCTTTTCGTGGCCGCCGAAGTCATTTTCATTCCCGGCACTACCATTGTGGGCATTGTGGGGTTTGTGCTGCTGGCGGTGGGCGTGTGGCTGGGCTACCGCGACCTCGGCACGCCCGTGGGCCACTACGCGCTGGTGGGCGTGGTAGCGCTGGCCGGACTAATAGTGTACGTGGGGCTGCGGCCGAAAAACCTGGCCCGCGTGGCCCTCACCAACGTCAACGACGCCTCGGTGCGCGACGCGCGCTGGCCCGACGTGGCGCCCGGCACGGTGGGCCGCACGCTGTCGGCGCTGCGTCCGGCGGGCACGGTCTTGTTCGGTACCGAGCGGCGGGAAGTGGTGACGCGCGGCGAGTTTTTGGCTGCCGGCCACGAGGTGCGGGTGCTGGGCATTGAGCACAACCGTATTGTGGTGGCCGCGGCGTAGTGCGGTGCGGAATTCGGCGTTACTTTACGCCATGAATTTTCCCATCTTTCCCCTAGCAATAGCGGCCGTTGTGCTGCTGGTGTTCCTGTATTTCTTCCCGATTAGCCTGTGGGTCACGGCTATTTTTTCGGGGGTGCGGGTGAGCTTGTTTCAGCTGGCGTTTATGCGGGTGCGCAAGGTGCCGCCGTCGCTCATCGTCAACTCGCTCATCACCTCCACTAAGGCCGGTCTGCAGCTCACGGCCAACGACCTGGAGACACACTTCTTGGCGGGCGGCAATGTGCCGAGTGTTATCAAAGCCCTGATTTCGGCCGATAAGGCCAACATTCCGCTCAGCTTCAAGCAGGCCACGGCCATCGACTTGGCCGGCCGCAACGTGTTTGAGGCCGTGACGACGAGCGTCAACCCCAAGGTGATAAACACCCCCAGCGTGGCCGCCGTGTCGCAGGACGGCATTCAACTCATCGTCATTGCCCGCGTCACGGTGCGGGCCAACATCGCGCAGCTGGTGGGCGGCGCCGGCGAAGAAACCATTCTGGCCCGCGTGGGCGAGGGCATCGTGAGCACCATCGGCTCGTCGAAATCGCACAAGGAGGTGCTCGAAAACCCCGACAAGATTTCCAAAGTCGTGCTCTCGAAAGGCCTCGATGCCGGCACGGCGTTCGAAATCCTCTCCATTGACATTGCCGACGTGGATATTGGCGAAAACATTGGCGCCAAGCTCCAAACCGACCAGGCCAGCGCCGACCTGCGCGTGGCCGAAGCCCGCGCCGAAGAGCGCCGCGCCATGGCCGTGGCCATGGAGCAGGAAAACCGCGCCAAAACCCAGGACGCCAAAGCCCGCGTGGTGGAAGCCGAAGCCGAAATCCCCAAGGCCATTGCCGAAGCCTTCCGCAGCGGCAACCTGGGCGTGATGGACTACTACAAAATGCGCAACGTGCAAGCCGATACCGAAATGCGCGACTCCATTGCCAACCCTGGTGGCAGTGGTAGCGGCAGCATCAAGCCGGGTAGGGAAGAAGGGCGGCAGTCCTGATGGGCGCCTCACCCCCTGCCCCCCTCTCCAAAAAGGAGAGGGGGGCAGGGGGTGAGGCGCCCATCAGAACGAGCGTTACTTCTTCGTAATCGTGAACTCCACGCGGCGGTTTTTGGCGCGGGTTTCTTCTTGGTCGTTGCTGGCAATGGGCTTGCTGCCGCCGAAGCCCTCGGTGGTGATGCGGCCGCCATTGATGCCGTGGCTCACGAGGTACTTCTTCACTTCGTTCACGCGGTCCACGCTCAGCTTCAGGTTGAGGGCGGGGTCGCCCTGGTTGTCGGTGTGGCCCGAAATCTTGATTTCGACCGACGGGTACTCCTTCAGGATGCGGATGAGGCGGGCCAGCTCGGGGTAGGAGGTGGTGGTGAGGTAGTACTTGCTCTGCTGGAAGAAGATGTTGTTCAGCTTCACGGTCTGGCCCACGTCGAAGGGCACCAGGAACAGGTCTTCCTTCTGCTCCGAGTACTTGTCCTTGGCCGTCACGTCGAGGCTGGCGTTTTCGGAGATGTAGCCTTTGGCTTCGGCGCGCATACCGTATTGCACGCCGCTGGGCAGCACAATGGTGTAGGAGCCGTCGCGCGGGTCGGTTTCGGTCACGCCGATTTCTTCGCCCGTGAGCAGGTTTTCGTAGTGAATAATGGCCCGGATGGGCTTTTTGGTGTTCACGTCCAGCACCTGGCCGGTCACCAGCGTCACCACTTCGGGCTGGAAGGCGGGGGCCAGCGAGATGCGGAAAATGTCCTTGGAGTTGTCGATGCCGTTGCGCGACGACACTAGGTAGGCGTCCTGGCCGGCGGCCGAGATGGTGTAGTAGGCGTCGAAGTCGGGCGAGTTCACCACCGGGCCCAGGTTGCGGGGCGTGCTCCAGTTGGTCCAGCTGTCGTCGAGGCGCTTGGTGTAGAAAATGTCCGACTTGCCGTAGCCGCCGCGGCCGTCGCTGGCGAAGTACAGCGTCTTTTCATCGGCGGCTAGGAAGGGGGCGAAGTCCGATTTTTCGGTGTTTACGGTGCGGCCCAGGCTCTTGGGCTTGGTCCAGGTGTTAGGCGTTTCGGGCACCGGGAAGC
This DNA window, taken from Hymenobacter sp. 5317J-9, encodes the following:
- the floA gene encoding flotillin-like protein FloA (flotillin-like protein involved in membrane lipid rafts), whose protein sequence is MNFPIFPLAIAAVVLLVFLYFFPISLWVTAIFSGVRVSLFQLAFMRVRKVPPSLIVNSLITSTKAGLQLTANDLETHFLAGGNVPSVIKALISADKANIPLSFKQATAIDLAGRNVFEAVTTSVNPKVINTPSVAAVSQDGIQLIVIARVTVRANIAQLVGGAGEETILARVGEGIVSTIGSSKSHKEVLENPDKISKVVLSKGLDAGTAFEILSIDIADVDIGENIGAKLQTDQASADLRVAEARAEERRAMAVAMEQENRAKTQDAKARVVEAEAEIPKAIAEAFRSGNLGVMDYYKMRNVQADTEMRDSIANPGGSGSGSIKPGREEGRQS